From Peromyscus eremicus chromosome 3, PerEre_H2_v1, whole genome shotgun sequence, one genomic window encodes:
- the LOC131906273 gene encoding olfactory receptor 2A7-like, producing the protein MGNQTLVTQFILLGFPLSPRMQMFLFALFSLFYAFTLLGNGTIVGLICLDSRLHTPMYFFLSHLAIVDIAYACNTVPQMLVNLLDPAKPISFAGCMTQTFLFLTFAHTECLLLVVMSYDRYVAICHPLRYTAIMSWRICIILVVTSWILGVLLALVHLVLLLPLPFCGSQKVNHFFCEIIAVLKLACSDTHVNEIMVLAGAVSVLVGPFSSIVVSYAHILCAILKIQSRQGRQKAFSTCSSHLCVVGLFYGTAIAMYIGPQHGNSNEQKKYLLLFHSLFNPMLNPLIYSLRNKDVKSALKRMLIKEHTSREH; encoded by the coding sequence ATGGGAAATCAGACCTTGGTTACACAGTTCATTCTCTTGGGATTTCCGCTCAGCCCAAGGATGCAGATGTTCCTCTTTGCCCTCTTCTCCCTGTTCTATGCCTTCACCCTGCTGGGGAATGGGACCATCGTGGGGCTTATCTGCCTGGACTCCAGACTCCACactcccatgtacttcttcctgtcCCACCTGGCCATCGTTGACATTGCCTATGCCTGCAACACAGTGCCTCAGATGCTGGTGAACCTTCTAGATCCAGCCAAGCCCATCTCCTTTGCTGGATGCATGACGCAGACCTTTCTCTTTTtgacatttgcacacacagaatgTCTGCTCCTAGTGGTGATGTCCTATGATCGGTATGTGGCCATCTGCCACCCCCTCCGATACACTGCCATCATGAGCTGGAGAATTTGTATTATCTTAGTGGTGACTTCCTGGATTTTAGGAGTTCTCTTGGCCCTGGTCCATCTAGTATTACTATTACCATTGCCCTTCTGTGGATCTCAAAAAGTAAATCACTTTTTCTGTGAAATTATAGCTGTTCTCAAACTTGCCTGTTCAGACACCCACGTCAATGAGATCATGGTTTTGGCTGGGGCTGTATCTGTGCTTGTGGGACCATTTTCTTCAATTGTGGTCTCTTATGCTCATATTCTGTGTGCCATTCTGAAGATCCAGTCTCGCCAGGGGCGCCAGAAAGCCTTCTCTACCTGTTCCTCCCATCTCTGTGTTGTTGGACTCTTTTATGGTACAGCCATTGCCATGTACATTGGGCCTCAACACGGGAACTCCAATGAGCAGAAGAAATATCTCTTGCTATTCCATAGCCTTTTCAATCCTATGCTCAACCCCCTGATCTATAGCTTGAGGAACAAAGATGTCAAAAGTGCTCTGAAGAGAATGCTCATAAAGGAGCATACCTCTCGGGAGCATTAA